The proteins below come from a single Argentina anserina chromosome 1, drPotAnse1.1, whole genome shotgun sequence genomic window:
- the LOC126787696 gene encoding zinc finger CCCH domain-containing protein 64 produces the protein MPPPKILLCGDVSGNLKQLFKRVVSVNKSAGPFDALFCVGQFFPDSADQLDEFAGYIEGRAEIPLPTYFIGDYGVGSTKFLLAATKDAGNQGFKMDGLKVCNNLYWLKGSGKFTFQGLSVVYLSGLQSSDSQQFGTYSQDDVDALRAIAEDPGIVDLFLTNEWPSGVTNKAATSDIPPGASEPFGTDSTVAELVAEIKPRYHIAGTKGVFYAREPYSNADAVHVTRFIGLAPVGNKDKQKFLHALSPTPASTMSAIELKTKSSNTTVSPYMYIEGTAGAKEGAKRSSDDLSGSDSQYWRYDVSQKRQKHGAGDGNRLCFKFVSSGSCPRGEACNFQHDMDAREQSLRGVCFDFMNKGKCERGTDCKFKHSLQDEGESNSHKRRTGNATRSTECWFCLSSSKIESHLFISLGEHYYCALAKGPLVEDHVLLIPIGHSPNTLSLPSECEIELGRFQDSLKKFYKKQEKEVVFFEWASKRSTHANLQVVPIPSAKAASVQNIFHLAADRLGFKFTTTKFITSSDGRKSLRTQFDRNFSFFYVELPDGTVLSHLIEESEKFLAQFGREVMAGLLNKADRADWRNCTDSKEEETKMVENFKSRFAEFDPNS, from the exons ATGCCTCCTCCCAAAATCTTACTCTGCGGCGACGTCTCCGGCAACCTCAAGCAGCTCTTCAAACGAGTCGTCTcg GTCAACAAATCGGCCGGTCCCTTCGACGCGTTGTTCTGCGTCGGCCAGTTCTTCCCCGACTCGGCGGACCAGCTAGACGAGTTCGCCGGCTACATCGAAGGCCGCGCCGAGATTCCGCTCCCGACCTACTTCATCGGCGACTACGGCGTCGGCAGCACGAAGTTTCTATTGGCGGCAACCAAGGACGCCGGTAACCAAGGCTTTAAAATGGATGGCTTGAAGGTCTGCAACAATCTCTACTGGCTCAAAGGCAGTGGCAAATTCACCTTCCAAg GATTGTCCGTGGTGTATTTATCCGGTCTGCAGTCTTCGGATAGCCAACAGTTTGGTACTTACAGTCAGGATGATGTCGATGCGTTGCGAGCAATCGCTGAGGATCCTGGGATCGTTGACTTGTTCCTAAC TAATGAATGGCCAAGTGGGGTTACAAATAAAGCAGCTACATCTGATATTCCTCCTGGAGCCTCTGAGCCTTTTGGCACCGACTCTACTGTGGCAGAGTTAGTTGCTGAGATCAAACCACG CTATCATATTGCGGGCACAAAAGGAGTTTTCTATGCGCGTGAGCCTTACTCCAATGCCGATGCTGTACATGTCACCCGCTTCATAGGTCTTGCTCCAGTTGGAAACAAAGATAAGCAG AAATTTCTTCATGCACTTTCTCCCACTCCAGCATCTACCATGTCTGCTATTGAGCTTAAGACAAAATCATCAAACACTACTGTGTCTCCATACATGTATATCGAGGGAACAGCTGGGGCGAAAGAAGGTGCCAAGAGGTCTAGTGATGATCTATCTGGTTCTGATTCACAGTACTGGAGGTATGATGTCTCCCAAAAAAGGCAGAAACATGGAGCTGGAGATGGTAATAGGTTGTGCTTTAAGTTTGTATCCTCTGGTTCTTGTCCGCGTGGGGAAGCTTGCAACTTTCAACATGACATGGATGCAAGAGAACAATCTTTGAGAGGTGTTTGCTTTGATTTTATGAACAAAGGAAAGTGTGAAAGGGGTACTGATTGCAAATTTAAGCACAGCTTACAGGATGAAGGTGAAAGCAATTCTCACAAGAGACGCACTGGAAATGCTACCAG GTCTACAGAGTGCTGGTTTTGTTTGTCAAGCTCCAAAATAGAGTCGCATCTATTTATCAGCTTAGGGGAGCATTACTACTGTGCACTTGCTAAAGGCCCACTTGTTGAAGACCACGTATTGCTAATCCCTATTGGGCATTCACCCAATACCCTTTCTCTACCCTCCGAATGTGAGATTGAGCTCGGTAGATTCCAGGATAGTCTGAAAAAGTTTTATAAGAAACAAGAAAAGGAAGTTGTTTTCTTTGAGTGGGCTTCAAAACGCTCAACTCATGCCAATCTTCAG GTTGTTCCTATTCCATCAGCCAAAGCAGCCAGTGTTCAAAATATATTTCACTTAGCTGCTGACAGGCTCGGCTTCAAGTTTACGACCACAAAAT TCATCACCAGTTCTGATGGGAGAAAATCGTTGAGGACACAATTTGATAGGAATTTTAGCTTTTTCTATGTTGAACTCCCTGATGGTACAGTCCTATCACACTTAATTGAGGAGAGTGAGAAATTCTTAGCCCAGTTTGGACGTGAG GTTATGGCGGGGTTATTGAACAAGGCTGACAGGGCTGATTGGAGGAACTGTACAGATAGCAAAGAAGAGGAAACAAAGATGGTAGAAAATTTCAAGAGTAGGTTTGCAGAATTTGATCCAAACAGCTAA
- the LOC126791376 gene encoding pathogen-associated molecular patterns-induced protein A70, producing the protein MWDYMLSWLTPTSLFIFLNLTIGTIVISHRFHKTPHQEQEHSQLVGPPSLLQRVRSLDFSYYNFQPDHPELHQVTNYPENATGLVRTPSLMERLRSINFSYYNFQQPYLQEPEHVTPDNPTGLVRTPSLLERIRSFNYSFQQPDHVTEHPTPDHQTGIVRTPSLLARLKSMEFSSLYRSDPETKDLHPAEAYDAKPKQDHMVHRSKSDTGHEASERQPEKVMKKSTRERVSEENDTDDVRPRRVVEKTRSFGDDKEVDAKADDFINRFKQQLKLQRLHSLKQQLKR; encoded by the coding sequence ATGTGGGATTACATGCTCAGCTGGCTCACACCCACCTCGCTCTTCATCTTCCTCAACCTCACCATCGGCACCATCGTCATCTCCCACCGCTTCCACAAAACGCCacatcaagaacaagaacacagCCAACTCGTTGGACCGCCGTCGCTTTTGCAACGGGTCCGGTCGCTCGACTTTTCCTACTACAACTTCCAACCCGATCACCCGGAACTCCATCAGGTAACAAACTACCCGGAAAACGCAACCGGATTAGTTCGCACTCCGTCGCTCATGGAAAGGCTCAGGTCCATCAACTTTTCCTACTACAACTTCCAACAACCCTACCTGCAGGAACCCGAACACGTAACACCGGACAACCCGACCGGACTTGTCCGGACTCCCTCGCTCTTGGAGAGGATCAGGTCCTTCAACTATAGCTTCCAACAACCCGACCACGTAACAGAACACCCAACACCGGACCACCAAACCGGAATAGTCAGGACTCCTTCTCTCCTGGCCCGGCTCAAGTCAATGGAGTTTTCCTCACTCTACAGATCCGACCCGGAAACTAAAGATCTTCATCCAGCCGAGGCCTACGACGCGAAACCGAAGCAGGACCATATGGTTCATCGGAGCAAGTCGGACACTGGTCATGAAGCTTCGGAAAGGCAACCTGAGAAAGTGATGAAGAAGTCCACCCGCGAAAGAGTGTCCGAAGAAAACGACACGGATGACGTCCGGCCGCGAAGGGTGGTGGAGAAAACGAGGTCGTTTGGAGATGACAAAGAAGTTGACGCGAAAGCTGACGACTTCATTAACCGGTTCAAGCAGCAGCTCAAATTGCAAAGGCTGCACTCGCTCAAGCAGCAGCTCAagcgataa